A genomic region of Christiangramia sp. OXR-203 contains the following coding sequences:
- a CDS encoding FdhF/YdeP family oxidoreductase, whose protein sequence is MEKKIDRNVNHRGPVKFQELEFKDPVTHAAGKLGIRETVKHTFKEMGVVDSMRALFTINQQDGFDCPSCAWPDPEHPSKIGEYCENGAKALADEATHSHIDAVFFQKYSVEELSELSDFQLNKFGRLIEPLVLREGSIHYESISWQDAFELISEELRSLDSPNEAIFYTSGRSSNEAAFLYGMFVRAFGTNNMPDCSNMCHESSGVALDETLGIGKGSTKLEDFYEAEVVIIAGQNPGTNHPRMLSALEKCKENGGYIIAINPLEETGLVNFKNPKNVKGLLGSGEDIADLHLAVNINQDIPLVKLILKRLAEKDALDQTVFDHEFLKDYTQGYSELIDDLKSFDEEELLALTGVSNEKINQAVDVLAKKTKIIVCWAMGLTQHKNGVETIREYVNLLLLKGAIGKENAGTCPVRGHSNVQGDRSVGIMHFVDEDLNERIKKYMGFDPPTEKGIDVVESMEAMHEGKANVFIALGGNFLMAASDTDYTAQALRNCKLTVQISTKLNRSHLVTGKKALILPTFGRSEKDEKNGNPRFLTMESSMGRIRQSKGVLKPASSNIMSEPEIVGNLGHTFFKGNHSVAWKAMGEDYELIREKIDLVAKGFEKTSERSKGFGYYLPNNARHRDFSMLPNGRAQITINKLPDHQLQEDELMLMTIRSHDQFNTTIYGLDDRYRGVYNERRVIFINEQDMEKRNLKKFEIVNLTSTYDGKKRTAYKFKVLPYKIPAGNIAAYFPETNPLVPYNHFAERSNTPISKSVKIQIEKDS, encoded by the coding sequence ATGGAAAAGAAAATCGATAGAAACGTAAATCACAGAGGACCCGTTAAATTTCAGGAACTCGAATTTAAAGATCCAGTAACCCATGCTGCAGGAAAACTAGGAATTAGGGAAACCGTAAAGCACACCTTCAAAGAAATGGGAGTTGTGGATTCCATGCGAGCTCTCTTTACGATCAATCAGCAAGATGGTTTTGACTGCCCTAGCTGTGCCTGGCCAGATCCCGAACATCCTTCTAAAATTGGGGAATATTGTGAGAATGGAGCAAAAGCGCTGGCAGATGAAGCTACGCATAGTCATATTGATGCCGTTTTCTTTCAGAAATATTCAGTAGAAGAACTTTCTGAATTAAGTGATTTTCAGCTAAATAAATTCGGCCGACTTATAGAACCGCTTGTTTTACGTGAAGGTAGCATTCATTACGAAAGTATTTCCTGGCAGGACGCGTTTGAATTAATTTCCGAAGAATTACGCAGTCTAGATTCTCCAAATGAAGCTATTTTCTATACTTCCGGGCGTTCCAGCAATGAAGCTGCCTTTTTATACGGAATGTTTGTTCGTGCTTTCGGAACTAATAATATGCCAGATTGCAGCAATATGTGCCATGAATCTAGCGGAGTCGCCCTTGATGAAACCCTTGGAATTGGAAAAGGAAGTACGAAACTGGAAGATTTCTATGAAGCTGAAGTGGTGATAATCGCAGGACAAAATCCGGGAACTAATCATCCAAGAATGCTCTCGGCACTCGAAAAATGCAAGGAAAACGGCGGCTATATTATTGCTATAAATCCGTTAGAAGAAACCGGACTGGTTAATTTTAAAAATCCCAAAAACGTAAAGGGTTTACTGGGTAGCGGTGAAGATATTGCCGACTTACACTTAGCAGTCAATATCAACCAGGATATTCCTTTGGTAAAATTAATTCTCAAACGTCTTGCTGAAAAAGATGCTTTAGATCAAACGGTTTTTGACCATGAATTTTTAAAAGACTACACTCAAGGATATTCAGAATTGATAGACGATCTAAAATCCTTCGATGAAGAAGAATTACTCGCTTTAACGGGAGTTTCTAATGAAAAAATAAATCAAGCAGTAGATGTACTTGCCAAAAAGACCAAAATTATTGTCTGTTGGGCCATGGGACTTACTCAACATAAAAATGGTGTGGAGACCATTCGGGAATACGTGAACCTATTGCTTCTAAAAGGAGCTATTGGTAAGGAAAATGCCGGTACCTGCCCCGTGCGTGGTCATAGTAATGTGCAGGGCGATAGAAGTGTGGGAATAATGCACTTTGTAGATGAAGATCTTAATGAGCGTATTAAAAAATATATGGGATTTGATCCGCCAACTGAAAAGGGAATCGATGTCGTAGAATCTATGGAGGCGATGCACGAAGGGAAAGCCAATGTTTTTATCGCTCTTGGAGGTAACTTTTTAATGGCCGCTTCAGATACAGATTATACTGCACAGGCACTGAGAAATTGTAAGCTAACGGTGCAAATTAGTACCAAATTAAACCGCTCGCACCTGGTAACAGGTAAAAAAGCATTGATTCTGCCTACGTTTGGAAGATCTGAAAAAGATGAGAAAAACGGAAATCCGCGTTTCCTGACAATGGAAAGTAGTATGGGACGAATCCGGCAATCTAAGGGTGTTCTAAAACCTGCTTCCAGCAATATTATGAGCGAACCAGAAATTGTGGGGAATCTAGGTCATACTTTTTTTAAAGGAAATCATTCTGTGGCCTGGAAAGCAATGGGAGAAGATTACGAACTCATTCGGGAAAAAATAGATCTGGTAGCAAAAGGATTTGAGAAGACCAGTGAGCGATCTAAAGGTTTTGGATATTACCTTCCAAACAATGCACGGCATAGAGATTTTAGTATGCTGCCAAATGGCAGAGCACAAATTACTATAAATAAACTTCCAGATCATCAGCTACAGGAAGATGAATTAATGTTGATGACCATTAGAAGTCATGACCAGTTTAATACCACTATTTACGGCTTAGACGATAGGTATCGCGGAGTATATAATGAGCGTCGAGTGATATTTATAAATGAGCAGGATATGGAAAAACGCAATTTGAAGAAATTCGAAATTGTGAACTTAACCAGCACATATGACGGCAAGAAAAGAACCGCCTACAAATTTAAAGTACTGCCTTATAAAATCCCAGCTGGTAATATCGCAGCATATTTCCCGGAAACCAATCCGCTCGTTCCTTACAACCATTTTGCAGAGCGCAGTAATACACCCATTAGCAAATCTGTGAAGATTCAAATTGAAAAGGATAGTTAG
- the mobA gene encoding molybdenum cofactor guanylyltransferase produces MIEKEAIEVFILAGGKSRRMGTDKGLLNFKGTPMIMHIIKLLDKLDLKTSIISSNQEYLKFGKPMYTDLIPKKGPLGGLYTAIEYSNAPMVLLLACDMPSINRKGIQSLMTVAEPGKIAIATDRTQISPLFACYPRSLKDKVVNALLADELKMQDFISKQSHVVLDLNSLGNKEILQNLNTIEELKAAESMGNADD; encoded by the coding sequence GTGATAGAAAAAGAAGCGATCGAGGTTTTTATACTTGCAGGAGGAAAAAGCAGAAGAATGGGAACAGACAAAGGTCTGCTCAATTTTAAAGGAACGCCCATGATAATGCATATCATAAAGCTTCTCGACAAATTAGACTTGAAAACTAGTATTATTAGTAGTAACCAGGAATATTTAAAATTCGGTAAACCTATGTATACCGATCTTATTCCGAAGAAAGGACCACTAGGGGGATTATATACTGCTATTGAATACTCTAATGCTCCAATGGTTCTATTGCTAGCTTGCGATATGCCTTCAATTAATAGGAAAGGAATACAGAGTTTGATGACTGTAGCCGAACCCGGGAAAATAGCTATAGCAACTGATAGGACACAAATCTCTCCGCTTTTTGCATGCTATCCGAGATCATTAAAAGACAAGGTGGTGAATGCACTTTTAGCCGATGAACTAAAAATGCAGGATTTTATTTCAAAGCAATCTCATGTCGTTTTAGATCTAAACTCACTTGGGAATAAAGAGATCTTACAGAATTTAAATACTATAGAAGAATTGAAAGCTGCTGAAAGCATGGGAAATGCTGATGATTAG
- a CDS encoding dimethylsulfonioproprionate lyase family protein, whose translation MYSEEEQKYIDILWEESLQYLEAYAVALTTSPDGSSCIDSDVATYETVDGISQLCVMERRDMQLMVKNIYQILHNPEAAKACFAARGNVDWLYSPGGELEARSEVAKWLDRTTFQEFFETKVSDPEVKAKGYTFSENFYKMVTGEKVKSPRNFPYDVSARSLPNLWASVGWFPMYAEESDRNQKNFANVRGGYAYAEILGHWGLLRIEEVNGQKVGAEVGMTVQAVNTLYPYHNHATSELYYTMRQPSCVNQFKTFAIRDTNEKLKTISENENERVVQFDTGMPDEFRMWTTSSYDRDPLVYFYENTIHAFEIDGDCEEDPEENALVSIWARSDAHEKLNDYGSTMLCECAEEPGKPAARGEKIQCQLTKLKY comes from the coding sequence GTGTATTCCGAAGAGGAACAGAAGTATATCGATATTTTATGGGAAGAATCCCTGCAATATCTTGAAGCCTATGCGGTGGCTTTGACAACTTCTCCAGATGGAAGTTCGTGTATTGATTCAGACGTGGCAACTTATGAAACTGTGGATGGAATTAGTCAGTTATGTGTGATGGAGCGTCGCGATATGCAATTAATGGTCAAGAACATTTACCAGATCCTGCACAATCCTGAAGCTGCAAAAGCATGCTTCGCTGCAAGAGGAAATGTTGACTGGCTCTATAGTCCCGGCGGTGAACTGGAGGCAAGATCTGAAGTCGCAAAATGGCTTGACAGGACCACTTTTCAAGAATTTTTTGAAACTAAAGTTAGCGATCCAGAAGTGAAAGCTAAAGGTTATACCTTCTCTGAGAATTTCTATAAAATGGTGACCGGTGAAAAGGTAAAGTCACCTAGAAATTTCCCTTATGATGTAAGTGCCAGATCACTACCAAATCTTTGGGCGTCTGTAGGCTGGTTCCCAATGTATGCTGAAGAAAGTGACAGGAATCAAAAAAATTTCGCAAATGTAAGAGGTGGATATGCTTATGCTGAAATCCTGGGACATTGGGGATTGTTACGCATTGAAGAGGTTAACGGACAAAAAGTTGGTGCCGAGGTTGGAATGACCGTTCAGGCGGTGAACACTTTATATCCTTACCATAACCACGCTACTTCTGAATTGTATTATACGATGCGCCAGCCATCCTGTGTAAATCAATTTAAAACTTTTGCCATCAGGGATACTAACGAAAAGTTGAAAACCATTTCAGAAAATGAAAATGAACGAGTTGTTCAGTTTGATACGGGAATGCCTGATGAATTCAGAATGTGGACCACTTCATCGTATGATCGGGATCCTTTGGTCTATTTTTACGAAAATACTATTCATGCATTTGAAATTGACGGGGACTGTGAAGAAGATCCGGAAGAAAATGCGCTTGTATCCATTTGGGCACGCTCCGACGCTCATGAAAAACTCAATGACTACGGATCTACAATGTTGTGTGAATGTGCTGAAGAACCTGGCAAACCAGCCGCCAGAGGTGAAAAAATACAATGCCAGCTAACAAAGCTGAAATATTAG
- a CDS encoding tetratricopeptide repeat-containing sensor histidine kinase, producing the protein MQISKYFLSYLCLCLSLIACDQASENNSEEIKPGTGEYYFQQGLKAKDAPVMLKTFKEGLANGKFNNDTISLWLLDGIIYSNNRLKKYDSSMVYSDQMIEKARSTNNTHFEALGYYRKAIIHRSLNNYKEHFRNAFVSKELHLANGDSANAGERAIEMANAQSRLTDYTGAQETAAEALKLLDPIDSTYFSTAYNIIATAYRNQGFYKDAVIEWQNALRFAANVKDSLSNLNNIALSLQDQKNYNEAIAVFENILRRSESTNILSKARFLDNLAYTRWLQDSTTNVEDELLEARNIRLLNKGKNGLLASYDHLANYYRNSDEYISKLYADSLFLTARELNSKSAQLNAMEKLIQLSPMESVKELSTRYIELSDSIRTESIQAKNMFAKITFDEEQKELEIDQLQDQTALQAIEKEQLQDQIIILSLGSLLVLVSGGFGFYYLRQRHTRDKIREAHRTESRISKKIHDELANDVYNVMSGMDTIAPNTLMDKLENIYNRTRNISRENSSIPTGADYLPHLLSTLSSSLPADARLILRGENSINWKSLSPEKKIILYRVLQEIMINMNKHSKASLVAIVFSEENRTLHIQYSDNGIGTSRQSLQSGNGFLNMENRILSIKGKLNFETEQEKGLKVLIQIPI; encoded by the coding sequence ATGCAAATCTCAAAGTATTTCCTGAGCTACCTCTGTCTTTGTCTAAGCCTGATCGCTTGTGACCAGGCTTCTGAAAACAATTCAGAAGAAATCAAACCAGGAACCGGAGAATATTATTTTCAGCAAGGGTTAAAGGCTAAAGATGCCCCTGTAATGCTAAAGACTTTCAAGGAAGGTCTGGCAAATGGAAAATTTAATAATGATACTATAAGCCTATGGTTACTGGATGGGATAATTTACTCTAATAATCGTTTAAAGAAATATGACAGTTCTATGGTCTATTCAGACCAGATGATTGAAAAGGCTAGGTCCACTAATAATACACACTTTGAAGCATTGGGATATTACCGGAAAGCTATTATTCATCGCTCTTTAAATAATTATAAAGAACATTTTAGGAATGCATTTGTCTCTAAAGAATTACACCTGGCTAACGGGGATTCTGCTAATGCCGGCGAAAGAGCCATAGAAATGGCTAATGCACAAAGCAGATTAACAGATTATACCGGAGCTCAAGAAACTGCTGCTGAAGCTCTCAAATTACTGGATCCCATTGACTCCACTTACTTTAGTACCGCTTACAATATTATTGCAACGGCATACCGTAACCAGGGTTTCTACAAAGATGCTGTCATCGAATGGCAAAATGCTCTAAGATTTGCTGCCAATGTGAAAGATAGCTTAAGTAATTTGAATAATATTGCACTTTCTCTCCAGGATCAAAAGAATTACAATGAAGCCATAGCTGTTTTTGAAAACATCCTTCGTAGATCTGAATCAACGAATATTCTCTCTAAGGCCAGGTTCTTAGATAATCTGGCTTACACCAGGTGGTTGCAGGATTCTACCACTAATGTGGAAGATGAATTGCTGGAAGCAAGGAATATAAGACTACTAAACAAAGGTAAAAATGGCCTTCTGGCCAGTTATGATCATCTGGCTAATTATTACCGGAATAGTGATGAGTATATTTCAAAACTCTATGCAGATAGCCTGTTTCTCACTGCCAGGGAACTCAATAGTAAATCGGCTCAATTAAATGCCATGGAAAAGTTGATCCAGCTATCGCCTATGGAGTCGGTCAAAGAACTATCAACACGCTATATTGAGCTGAGTGATAGCATACGTACGGAAAGTATTCAGGCTAAAAATATGTTCGCTAAAATTACATTTGACGAAGAACAGAAAGAATTAGAGATCGATCAATTACAAGATCAAACGGCTCTACAGGCTATAGAGAAAGAGCAACTGCAGGACCAGATTATCATATTATCATTAGGAAGTTTGCTGGTCTTAGTTAGTGGTGGATTCGGCTTCTATTATTTAAGACAAAGACATACCAGGGATAAAATTCGCGAAGCGCATCGTACAGAATCCAGAATTTCCAAGAAGATCCACGATGAACTGGCAAACGATGTCTACAATGTCATGAGCGGCATGGATACGATTGCTCCAAATACACTCATGGATAAGCTGGAAAACATTTATAACCGGACACGTAATATTTCCAGGGAAAACAGTAGTATACCAACAGGAGCAGACTATTTACCCCATTTACTTTCCACGCTTAGTTCCAGTTTACCAGCGGATGCAAGACTAATTCTTCGCGGGGAAAATAGTATCAACTGGAAAAGCTTAAGCCCGGAGAAAAAGATCATTCTTTACCGTGTCCTTCAGGAGATCATGATCAATATGAACAAACATAGTAAAGCCAGTTTGGTAGCTATTGTATTTTCCGAAGAAAACAGAACGTTGCACATTCAGTATTCTGATAATGGAATAGGTACTTCACGTCAAAGTCTGCAATCTGGTAATGGTTTTCTAAATATGGAAAACCGTATTCTTTCTATCAAAGGAAAACTTAATTTTGAAACTGAACAGGAAAAAGGATTGAAGGTTTTAATTCAAATTCCCATATAA
- a CDS encoding DUF7009 family protein yields the protein MKIRIRGNSVRYRLTKNEVEQLCTKGSIEEITNFPNLDFAYEVKVATTEQLNIHFANNKISLEISDSLIENWETNNRVGFSHTLVTSNGKTIDILLEKDFTCLEDRGEDESNNYPNPKSLAL from the coding sequence ATGAAAATAAGGATTCGAGGTAATTCGGTTAGGTATAGATTGACGAAAAATGAAGTGGAACAATTATGCACCAAAGGATCTATTGAAGAAATCACAAATTTCCCAAACCTGGATTTCGCTTATGAAGTGAAAGTTGCAACAACTGAGCAGTTAAATATTCATTTTGCAAATAATAAGATCTCCTTAGAAATTTCAGATTCACTCATTGAAAATTGGGAAACTAACAACCGGGTAGGATTTTCTCATACTTTAGTCACTTCTAATGGCAAAACTATAGACATCCTCCTCGAGAAAGATTTTACCTGTCTGGAAGATCGCGGCGAAGACGAATCTAATAATTATCCAAACCCAAAATCTCTTGCGCTCTAG
- a CDS encoding Lacal_2735 family protein, with translation MFGLFKKKSEVEKLNLKYKQLLEEAHRLSTSNRKLSDDKMHAANEILKEIDKIKSAEKGN, from the coding sequence ATGTTCGGTTTATTTAAAAAGAAATCTGAAGTTGAAAAATTAAATTTAAAATACAAACAACTTCTTGAGGAAGCTCATCGCTTATCTACCAGTAATAGAAAATTGAGTGACGATAAAATGCATGCAGCCAATGAAATTTTGAAGGAAATAGATAAGATAAAATCAGCAGAAAAAGGTAACTGA
- a CDS encoding YitT family protein gives MIKRFLQANLVWEIGQLALAVFLASLGLKAFLLPNGFLDGGVTGISILLSKLTGIEISIILPIISIPFFVIGWFTISRKTVIRSIISVLVLSLIIHFENFQSITDDKLLISIFGGLFLGAGIGLAIKNGSVLDGSEILGIFLNEKTGISIGLIIFWFNVVLFLLASLLFSIEVAMYSVLTYIITAKTIDLILEGFEDYVGLMIVTEKSKEMQIALLKNIGQGLTIYNGSKGYGSQGEKQDLKIIHTVVNRIDTKKAYRILHEVDKDAFVIEFDVNRVSGGVLRKYLTRSKQRELSPTLFRNNEIDI, from the coding sequence ATGATAAAAAGATTTTTACAAGCAAATTTGGTTTGGGAAATTGGTCAGCTGGCACTCGCAGTTTTTCTGGCCAGCCTTGGACTAAAAGCTTTTTTGCTTCCCAACGGCTTTCTTGATGGCGGAGTAACCGGAATTTCAATTCTTCTAAGCAAACTCACAGGGATAGAAATTTCAATTATTCTGCCAATCATTAGCATACCATTCTTTGTCATAGGCTGGTTTACCATCTCACGAAAAACTGTGATACGGTCAATCATTTCAGTACTTGTACTTTCCCTAATTATTCATTTCGAGAACTTTCAATCCATCACAGATGATAAATTGCTTATTTCAATATTCGGGGGTTTATTTCTGGGCGCAGGAATTGGCCTCGCCATAAAAAACGGATCTGTTCTGGACGGGAGCGAGATCCTGGGTATTTTCCTCAATGAAAAAACAGGAATTTCCATTGGTCTTATCATTTTCTGGTTCAATGTGGTGCTTTTTTTACTGGCTAGTTTACTATTCTCGATCGAGGTCGCCATGTACTCTGTGTTAACCTATATTATTACTGCAAAAACTATAGACCTTATTCTGGAAGGCTTCGAGGATTATGTCGGACTCATGATCGTTACTGAAAAATCTAAGGAAATGCAAATCGCTTTGCTTAAGAACATAGGTCAGGGTTTAACGATCTATAACGGTAGTAAAGGTTACGGAAGTCAGGGAGAAAAGCAGGATCTCAAGATCATCCATACAGTTGTAAACAGGATAGACACCAAAAAGGCTTACAGAATTTTGCACGAAGTGGATAAGGATGCTTTTGTTATAGAATTTGATGTAAACAGAGTTTCTGGAGGCGTTCTTCGGAAATATTTAACGAGAAGCAAACAAAGAGAGCTCTCCCCTACCTTATTCCGGAATAATGAGATCGATATTTGA
- a CDS encoding DNA-binding response regulator has translation MFKKVLVAEDMDSINHAVAFVLKDLKIAQVDHAQYCDKAWLLAKKAIHEGKPYDLLICDLSFKPDYREEKLTSGKELIAALKLEDPQLKVIVNSIEDHPQTVRELWASGNIDAYICKDRSGLKELKEAILNLNEGAAYNSPSIEKILNQKNVLTLNDFEINIVKYLANGFTQDEIQKELKDKNIKPSSKSAIEKRLKELRDEFKANTNPHLISIMKDLQLI, from the coding sequence ATGTTTAAAAAAGTTCTGGTTGCTGAAGATATGGACAGTATAAATCATGCTGTCGCTTTTGTTTTAAAAGACTTGAAAATTGCTCAGGTAGATCACGCGCAATATTGTGATAAAGCCTGGCTTTTGGCAAAAAAAGCCATTCACGAAGGCAAACCTTATGACCTATTAATATGTGATCTTTCCTTCAAACCAGATTACCGGGAAGAAAAACTGACTTCCGGAAAAGAACTGATCGCAGCATTAAAACTCGAAGATCCTCAACTTAAAGTTATCGTGAACTCTATAGAAGACCATCCTCAAACAGTCAGGGAACTCTGGGCAAGCGGTAATATAGATGCCTATATTTGTAAAGACCGAAGCGGACTAAAAGAGTTGAAAGAGGCAATCCTGAATTTGAATGAAGGGGCTGCCTATAACTCTCCGTCGATTGAAAAGATACTAAACCAGAAAAACGTGCTTACATTAAATGATTTCGAAATCAATATTGTAAAATATCTCGCAAATGGGTTTACCCAGGACGAAATTCAAAAGGAATTAAAAGATAAGAATATCAAGCCAAGTAGTAAAAGTGCGATCGAAAAAAGGCTGAAGGAATTGAGGGATGAATTTAAAGCGAATACGAATCCGCATTTGATATCTATCATGAAGGATCTGCAATTGATATAA